A window of Carassius gibelio isolate Cgi1373 ecotype wild population from Czech Republic chromosome A3, carGib1.2-hapl.c, whole genome shotgun sequence genomic DNA:
atcaaaaaaccacaacttgaccccaaagaactagttaattacagaccaatctcgaatctcccttttctgtccaagatactagaaaaggtgttatcctcacaattatattccttcttagagaaaaatggtatatgtcacgatttccagtcaggatttagaccgtatcatagtactgagactgctctccttagagttacaaatgatctgcttttgtcatctgatcgtgggtgtatctctctattagttttattggatcttagtgctgcgtttgacacaattgaccacaacattcttttgcatagacttgaacactttgttggcattaatggaagtgcattagcatggtttaaatcgtacttatatgaccgccatcagtttgtagcagtgaatgaagaagtatcatatcgatcacaagtgcaggatggagtacctcaaggctcagtatatgggccgctactcttcatgctttatatgttacccttgggagatatcatcaggaaacatggtgttagctttcactgttatgctaatgatactcagctctatatttcttcgcgtcctggtgaaacacaccaatttgaaaaactaatgtaatgcatagtcaatataagaaactggatgacgagtaatttcttactgctaaattctgaaaaaacagaggtgttaattgtaggacctaaaaactctgtttgtaataacctagaacactgtctaagacttgatggctgctctgtcatttctttgtcatcagttaggaacatttgatgtgctatttgatcgcaatatttccttagaaagccacgtttctagcatttgtaaaactgcatttttccatctcaaaaatatatctaaattacggcctatgctctcaatgtcaaaagcagaaatgctaatccatgcatttatgacctcaagattagattattgcaatgctttattgggtggttgttctccacgcttagaaaacaaactacagctagtccaaaatgcagcagcaagagttcttactagaaccaggaagtatgaccatattagcccggtcctgtcaacactgcactggctccctatcaaacattgtatagattttaaaatattgcttattacttataaagccctgaatggtttagcacctcagtatttgaatgagctccttttacattataatcctctacgtctgctacgttctccaaactcaggcaatttgataatacctagaatatcaaaatcagctgtgggcggcagatccttttcctatttggcgcctaaactctggaataacctacctaacattgttcgggaggcagacacactcttgcagtttaaatctagattaaagacccatctctttaacctggcatacacataacataataatatgcttttaaaatccaaatccgttaaaggatttttaggctgcattaattaggtaaaccagaaccggaaacacttcccataacaccctatgtacttgctacatcattagaagaatggcatctacgctaatatttgtctgtttctctcttattctgaggtcaccgtagccaccagatccagtctgtatccagatcagagggtcactgcagtcacccggatccagtacgtatccagaccagatggtggatcagcacctagaaaggacctctacagccctgaaagacagcagagaccaggacaactagagccccagatacagatcccctgtaaagaccttgtctcagaggagcaccaggacaagaccacaggaaacagatgattcttctgcacaatctgactttgctgcagtctggaattgaactactggtttcgtctggtcagaggagaactggccccccaactgagcctggtttctcccaaggtttcttttctccattctgtcaccgatggagtttcggttccttgccgctgtcgcctctggcttgcttagttggggtcacttcatctacagcgatatcgttgacttgattgcaaataaatgcacagacagtaTTTAACCGAACAGAGATGAcaccactgaattcaatgatgaactgcctttaactaacaTTTTGACACACTTGActttgttttcctaatgaatgttgttcagttgctttgacggaatgtattttgttaaaagcgctatataaataaaggtgacttgacttgacttgaccactagtggacacccaggaaaacacagaccagacactgtgacacacaGAAAAAATGGGGAACaagaacatttcaaaataagagtccacaAAGGGGAGCATAGACTGGGAACCTGACACATATAGTCCTCCTAGATTTACCACTTTAATTGCATATTGCCAACTATTTAATGTTTTCCTTAGGCCACAGGGTGGAGGTGGCTCTTGGTTCGAGGGCCCTTTAATGATTGTTCTTGTTCCcccttttttctgaaaaaaaaacaaacaaaactaaaatctgATCCATCTTACTTTTATTTTGGCTATTAAAGTCACACTAAATTATATTCAACCTCAAATTATACCATCACATACAAATAAACCATCCCAAAAATAGAAATTCCACATACCTCAAACAAATATAAAGGAATAAGACTGGCGTCAATGTAAAATGATCCCTTTTCAGATGGTGATTGTTTCTCTACAAACCCGGGAATGCACAATAAAACTGcttgattattttttatgaatataattgtatataatacagatttaaataattacattttttttttgcgggTGGTGGGAGAAAAACGCCACCATTCTGTTTTGAACAGAAATAAAATCATTGATTAACCCCTGTAGATACAAAAAATGACTTATGCCCTATAAGAAACAATTACAGTCCGAATCGAGCGttgaatgaaaatacattttcatgaatACATTTCATACATACAGAGTGAACTATCTTAATTAAACTGTTGATTGGCAGCCCTAAAATACTAAATCCTAAATGAAAAATATACCCTAAAATCAACTAAAACTAGTGGACACTAAAtcactgaacactgaaaactaaactaaatttaagTCTTCTATTATTGTTCTGTCACAAGCTGCCAAAGACCTAAAAGACGTCAGTTTCAAAGTTTCAACTCAAATTTCGACTTCAAAGTAAAATTGTAATAGTTAATTGTATTTATCTAAGCTCTCGGTAGCATCCTGTTTTGAGTATGTTCTCCATTCACAAGGAATCTAACCACTCCCCTCAAATCTATTATTGTAGTATTTTTCCAGATCTTTCTGGAATCTGCACACAAACCACTTCCAGTAGGGCAGTTCAGAGAGATCAGGGGTGATGCTCCAGTCTGCAAAAACTCCCCCTGCTCTTCTGTAATCTCTCCATGGGACTTTATCATCTGAGTCATTGGGATAAAAATATAGATTGCTGTTTGCTACTGCTGATGTGCAGATATGGGTAGACAAGTTAGATGTATTTCTGTAATGTATCCCATTCAGACCAATACTACGATGAAATTGAACACTGTGGTCCTCATCATGGTTTTCTATAGTGTTGGTGCAGATGGCTGTACAGAATGGACACTGAACCCAACAGCACTGACAGAAGTGATCAATCAGAATCTCATCTGGCCTGAACTTATAGTCAAGATTTACAAGTAATGTATCTGTGTTAAAAGCATTGCTGATGTCAAACAAGATAGTTGCATTTTCTTCGCTAATGACATCTTCTAGGAGGTTGaaatcatcaacatcatcatgtTTGACTCCACTGAGGTCTTTCTCAGAGAAGATCAGGACGTCTGAGAGCTGCTGTGTGAAACTCTTCAACCACAAACCAGCATCTCCACTGTTGACTTGAACTTGTTCAGTGGATTGATGAGCTGCTTTCATGATCTTCTGCTGCAGGAGTTTAATGTTCTCCTTCATCTTGGGTAAAACACAGAGACTGAACTTACCAGTGATGTACCGATTGACTTCATCTCTGATGAAACTCTTGAAGTGATCTTTGGGATTATCAATGTAGTTAATGTATTTGTCAAAATCCTCGTCTTCTGCCAGTGTCTTCAGAATGTGTTTCTCCAGGTTTGATCTGTTTCCATTCAGTGATTCACAGTTTGATCTCATTTCATCTGTCAGATCTCTGGCTGTTTTCTTGTAGACGCTCTGCTCAATGGGCTCTTTCAGTTTCTGACAGATGATCTTGCCAAAAATTGCAGTTGATGTTGCTCCATGACAGTATGTCTGGAAAATATTATAGCACTCTTCTCTCTTCTTCTCGACATATATCAGAGGATCATTGGTTTCCCTGAATAGTTTATGTTGGTCGGTTATCATCTTGTTTGCTCTCTTACAAATGGAAAGAACCAAATCCACAAAGAATTGTTTCTTGAACACATATTTCACTGGTCCTTCCTGATGTTGTTTTACTTTCTTAATGATGTGATCTGTAAGTTGTTGAATGCAGCTAATGTTGTATCCCATCTTTGAAATATTGAATGACTGAATCATGTTGTCTGTCTGCTGAACAACATTTTGGACCAATATTCTTATTTCGCCTTCTTCTACTGGAGACAGAATCAGAGTATATCGAAATGTTCCTCTAACTGTTCTGTAACCATCCTTTACACCctctgtcattcttttttttgtggATGTTTTGAAAACAACATATTCAGAATAACTTGACGTTGTGAAAATATGGCTGTGCTCACTGCTCTCTTTCCAGTAGTCTCCTGGGAGACATCCTTCATCCATTTCACTGAGGAGAAGTTTCACATCCTTCAATGCATCAATGTGTTTGACTGAATGAGTGTCTCTGATGATCTTCTTCACGCTCTGCTcccaaaaaaaatcaaactcTTTCTTCAGTGTTTCTTCATCTTTAgctttgtatttcagttttaacGCAAGTTCTTTGCTCTTTTCATAGAGAGTGTTTTCGTTATGTATACTCTGAGTATCAATTTCTTTCCTCAGGTCTCGCTGCTGAACAATCTCATTTAATTTCCTCTTTGTTCCTTTTACAATATCTTCTTCAacatctttaattttattttcaaatgatgTTTTCCACTGAATCAGTATATTTGCATCTGTGTCTTTCTCAAAGAACTCTGACATTGATTTCTTCACTTCTTCACTTGTCTTCTTCAGTTCTCTTTGAAGATCAATTTCTTCAACTTCATcaattgtttcattttcaattttgttGTGTAGTTTGTTCTCAGTTTCCAGCATAGCACTGCGAAGACTCCAGGACCACTTGCTGTATTCAGTTTCCAGTTTCCTGTAAGCTGAAATCTCCAGAGAATTTCTGAAGCTGAAGACGAATCGTTCATTCAGTAAAGCATCCCAAAGATCTTTAATACGGCCTTTTAAATCTAACAGGACCATTTCATCTGATTTTGAGGCATGAGACATAATAGATTCCTTTAGTTCTTGAATGTTCTCACAGTAGTTTGGGTTTGGTGGTGCCATTGGTGGGCTGCCCTCCCAGAGATGAGCAAAATACTTTACATCGTTCTGTACATCAAATGTAATGATATCACTAAAACATTCTGCATCACAGACTTCCTCTTTAGCAGCGAGTTTAGTCATCTCATCCAGTTTCTCCTGCAGTCGATTCCTTCCCTCCATGTTTTTCTCTACAGCTGTGATGTCAGTAACATtctgatgcacaaacacacagcttggAGACAGATTTACCTTCTTCATCCTCATGAAAGCCTGAACAACAATCTGAAGAATCTCCTGTATCTCAGCAGGATTTTCTCCAAAAATGTTGATCAAGGTCAGATTTCCAATACCAACGACAAATGTGGCAAGTTCATTGTCATGATCTCTTGTTGACCTTCCAGACTGTTCTAGAGCCCCAATACCCTCAGAATTCACAACCAGAATATAGTCAAAGTTCATCTGTGTTTTCTTCTTGTCTGACACTTTGACCAGCTGCATGAAAGCTCCTCTGGTGCACCTGCCAGCACTGACGGCAAACTCAAGTCCAAACATGGCGTTCAGCATGGTGGATTTCCCAGAGCTCTGAAGCCCTAAAACTGACAGCACAAAGACTCTCTGGTCTCCCAGTTTCTGGACGAGTTGATCTAGAACAGCAGAGATCCAGATCACAGGAACATGAGCAGCATCTCCATCCATCAGCTCCAGTGGAAATCCAGAGATCATCATCTCAGCTGCAAGACTCGGGAGAGAAGAGAAGTGAACCTGCGGGTCTTTCTTGTTCTTCTTCACAGATGAACATGATTCATAGATCTGACCGATCTCCCTAATGATGTGCTCCAAACCAAAAGCTGCAGCCTGAAGATCCTCAGATAACCATTGAAGTTCTGCATGTTCAACGGTCAGTTTTTCTGGTACATGTTTATCTTTCAGTTTTAAAACCGCTGACAACTTTTCATAATATTTGTGATGTAGAGCAGAAAGATCAGCAGATGTATATTCATCCAGGAGGATTCTGAGCCATTTAAGGAAAAACATTTTATGCTCATCATGAGAACtaatttctttaatgaatagcTTCATAAACTCACTGATGTCAGATTCATGCTGTTGTTCTCTGATTTTCATAATTTCTGAGTGTTTCTTACTTATTTCAatttctgtctcatctgctcgaGGCCGATGTAGTTCTTTGTTCTTCTGACTCCACTGATGCCACAGTTTCCCCTGATGAGGCAGAAATGATTCTTTGATTTCTCTCAGATCTTTCTTCTCCAGTAAACTCATCATCTGCTGTGCTACTTCTCTTCCTCTCCTGCAGTCATCATCATCTTTCTCATCTACTCTGATGTCTGAGTGTTTGGACACATCTTCAAGTCTGAAAGTGGAAGATGATTCTGAGAGACAATAGTTTATGGCTCTTCTGAGTTCATCAGAAACAGCTGGCTGACATCTGTCTTTCAGACCAattttatattttcctttatGCATCAACGTGAGATTTGAATCATCCTCAGTAAAAAGACAAAAGAGTGGCTTTGTGTTCCCATACAGGTTTTGTATCTTTTCTGCATGTTTGTCATTCCTGTCCAGTTGTGGTAGAAGAACAACATTGACTGAGCTCATTTTAGTGAGGATCTGGAGCTGTTTCTCATGGTCTCCTGCGTCACCGTGTAGATTACAGAATGCTACACACTCATTGAATTTATCTGTGTCTCTTCCAGAAGGGCAGAACCAGGCGATCTCCACCACTCCATCCATCATGACTCTGTTTTTGCTGCTGCCTGGACAATTCCTGTGGAAGAATGTGTTGTGTTTCTCATTGATCAGACTGTTCATCAGCTGAGACTTGGATGAAGACACAGAGCCAAACCTAAATAAAAACACCATTGGAGTTTCGGCCTTGTAGATGGGCTGGGTTTGACTGACGATTTCATTATTGATGTTTTTCATCTTCCAGCTCTTGTTGATTTGTCTGAACGTCCAGAGAGGAAACTCAATCTGTTGAGTGAATGGATCAGGAACAAGCAGAGGCAGAGCGTACTGACACTGGGACAGTTTAGTGACCATCAGCTGCTTCAGAAAACCATCAGCACAATGAAACACTGCCATCTGAACATCCATCGGATGAACAGGGTCAGATTGGTTTGTTCCTTTGTTTGACAAAGACACCGCTTTGAATATATCACCACTGTCTTCAGATAAGTCAGTATCTCTTTGTTGTGTTTGATCCTGTTCACTAGCCTTGACATGAATGTGTCTTGCTCTGTAGTTCATCATCAGTAGTTTTTGTACTAAAGTCTGAATCAGCTCTTCTTCAGCACAAGATTCACGGGCCAGTAATGAATGTTCAGTTAACTGAAGGACATCAGCAGCTCTAAGGTTACACTGCCTGGCTTTAAGATGAAGTCTATCAAAGAGAtcctttgttgttttaaaaaaatattttccttcaTCTAGTTCAGATctt
This region includes:
- the LOC127943260 gene encoding interferon-induced very large GTPase 1-like, encoding MFDSEAPDQVQKQRGVFKSVVNFPHLLQPHLSDHQITEAVKECMHLSDPGPHVIILVLKNDQCSREDQEHVEKVLHSFSDKVYEHTMVLSIQESDSEPTEVNDVIKEIIKKCSSRHYQLKKGSPPPNLREKIENFAQTNSRRYLVCDEFANSEGSENSVEQQVTEGEEECDTIIDDVKNKIVLEQLLEKCGGRHQTCNKRLNKQSEMSELINNIEHLFNENQRQCYTADIYNTVLARQNIFQKNKDETDKTTVKNESPERTTTRATRATQKIMVSTEETRSELDEGKYFFKTTKDLFDRLHLKARQCNLRAADVLQLTEHSLLARESCAEEELIQTLVQKLLMMNYRARHIHVKASEQDQTQQRDTDLSEDSGDIFKAVSLSNKGTNQSDPVHPMDVQMAVFHCADGFLKQLMVTKLSQCQYALPLLVPDPFTQQIEFPLWTFRQINKSWKMKNINNEIVSQTQPIYKAETPMVFLFRFGSVSSSKSQLMNSLINEKHNTFFHRNCPGSSKNRVMMDGVVEIAWFCPSGRDTDKFNECVAFCNLHGDAGDHEKQLQILTKMSSVNVVLLPQLDRNDKHAEKIQNLYGNTKPLFCLFTEDDSNLTLMHKGKYKIGLKDRCQPAVSDELRRAINYCLSESSSTFRLEDVSKHSDIRVDEKDDDDCRRGREVAQQMMSLLEKKDLREIKESFLPHQGKLWHQWSQKNKELHRPRADETEIEISKKHSEIMKIREQQHESDISEFMKLFIKEISSHDEHKMFFLKWLRILLDEYTSADLSALHHKYYEKLSAVLKLKDKHVPEKLTVEHAELQWLSEDLQAAAFGLEHIIREIGQIYESCSSVKKNKKDPQVHFSSLPSLAAEMMISGFPLELMDGDAAHVPVIWISAVLDQLVQKLGDQRVFVLSVLGLQSSGKSTMLNAMFGLEFAVSAGRCTRGAFMQLVKVSDKKKTQMNFDYILVVNSEGIGALEQSGRSTRDHDNELATFVVGIGNLTLINIFGENPAEIQEILQIVVQAFMRMKKVNLSPSCVFVHQNVTDITAVEKNMEGRNRLQEKLDEMTKLAAKEEVCDAECFSDIITFDVQNDVKYFAHLWEGSPPMAPPNPNYCENIQELKESIMSHASKSDEMVLLDLKGRIKDLWDALLNERFVFSFRNSLEISAYRKLETEYSKWSWSLRSAMLETENKLHNKIENETIDEVEEIDLQRELKKTSEEVKKSMSEFFEKDTDANILIQWKTSFENKIKDVEEDIVKGTKRKLNEIVQQRDLRKEIDTQSIHNENTLYEKSKELALKLKYKAKDEETLKKEFDFFWEQSVKKIIRDTHSVKHIDALKDVKLLLSEMDEGCLPGDYWKESSEHSHIFTTSSYSEYVVFKTSTKKRMTEGVKDGYRTVRGTFRYTLILSPVEEGEIRILVQNVVQQTDNMIQSFNISKMGYNISCIQQLTDHIIKKVKQHQEGPVKYVFKKQFFVDLVLSICKRANKMITDQHKLFRETNDPLIYVEKKREECYNIFQTYCHGATSTAIFGKIICQKLKEPIEQSVYKKTARDLTDEMRSNCESLNGNRSNLEKHILKTLAEDEDFDKYINYIDNPKDHFKSFIRDEVNRYITGKFSLCVLPKMKENIKLLQQKIMKAAHQSTEQVQVNSGDAGLWLKSFTQQLSDVLIFSEKDLSGVKHDDVDDFNLLEDVISEENATILFDISNAFNTDTLLVNLDYKFRPDEILIDHFCQCCWVQCPFCTAICTNTIENHDEDHSVQFHRSIGLNGIHYRNTSNLSTHICTSAVANSNLYFYPNDSDDKVPWRDYRRAGGVFADWSITPDLSELPYWKWFVCRFQKDLEKYYNNRFEGSG